In Carassius carassius chromosome 7, fCarCar2.1, whole genome shotgun sequence, one genomic interval encodes:
- the rbm46 gene encoding probable RNA-binding protein 46, producing the protein MDEGSSSQPSDNSKMDSSKEAALLALMDRTGYSMVQENGQRKFGGPPPGWEGPPPPRGCEVFVGKIPRDMYEDELVPVFERAGRIYEFRLMMEFSGENRGYAFVMYTNREGAQRAIQLLDNYEIRPGKFIGVCVSLDNCRLFIGSIPKDKKKEEIQEEMMKVTEGVVDVIVYPSAVDRMKNRGFAFVEYESHKAAAMARRKLIPGTFQLWGHTIQVDWAEPEKELDEETMQRVRVLYVRNLMLSTTEETLRSEFSRLKPGSVERVKKLTDYAFIHFYKREDALNALESMNGNVIDGSPIEVTLAKPVSKDGNRRSGLRSSYGGVAPPGNYGDSNFLFQSRDDVTIGLGNGAISDGFSARPVNLPPHLGSPYAVDLDRCMYPFLPGSHLVPVSLNTLKPSQLSSAVSLLDYYCHKNDWSLPEYHLYSLAGQEGKMLLIYKVVINSTRSSFMPDKACTILEDAKELAAQNALWSLDCSISSPGSPSNVSPPAPSGSGYLSFGCRSLPYPAYPMASISPPLPISCSSAQRLFIPNQSSFL; encoded by the exons ATGGACGAAGGCAGCAGCAGTCAGCCGTCTGATAATAGCAAGATGGACAGCTCTAAGGAAGCTGCTCTTCTGGCCCTGATGGACAGGACAGGCTACAGCATGGTCCAGGAAAACGGACAGAGAAAGTTTGGTGGTCCACCTCCAG GTTGGGAGGGCCCTCCTCCTCCAAGAGGTTGTGAGGTGTTTGTGGGTAAAATCCCAAGAGACATGTATGAAGACGAGCTTGTACCTGTATTTGAGCGGGCCGGTCGTATCTACGAGTTTCGTCTGATGATGGAGTTTAGCGGGGAGAACCGTGGCTATGCCTTCGTCATGTACACCAACCGAGAGGGAGCCCAACGAGCTATCCAGCTCCTGGACAACTACGAAATCCGCCCTGGGAAGTTCATAGGGGTATGTGTGAGTCTGGACAACTGTCGGCTTTTTATCGGCTCCATCCCGAAAGACAAGAAAAAGGAGGAGATCCAAGAAGAGATGATGAAG GTGACTGAAGGTGTCGTGGATGTGATTGTGTATCCCAGTGCAGTGGACAGGATGAAGAATCGTGGCTTTGCCTTTGTTGAGTACGAATCCCACAAAGCAGCTGCCATGGCTCGCAGGAAACTCATACCAG GAACATTTCAACTGTGGGGTCACACCATTCAGGTTGACTGGGCTGAACCAGAAAAGGAATTAGATGAGGAGACCATGCAGCGAGTGCGAGTCCTCTATGTTCGTAATCTCATGCTGAGCACCACGGAGGAGACGCTACGCTCTGAGTTCTCACGCCTGAAGCCTGGCTCTGTGGAACGTGTTAAGAAGCTGACGGATTATGCCTTCATCCACTTCTATAAACGTGAGGATGCCCTAAACGCTCTTGAGTCCATGAATGGAAATGTTATTGATGGTTCGCCCATTGAGGTGACTCTTGCCAAGCCTGTCAGCAAAGATGGGAACAGAAGATCCGGGTTGCGGAGTAGCTATGGTGGAGTGGCACCTCCTGGAAATTATGGTGATTCCAACTTCTTGTTCCAGAGCAGAGATGATGTGACCATCGGCTTAGGGAATGGAGCAATAAGTGATGGTTTTAGTGCGCGCCCAGTTAACCTCCCGCCTCATTTGGGCAGCCCGTATGCAGTAGATTTAGATCGCTGTATGTATCCTTTCCTACCCGGATCCCATTTAGTCCCGGTCAGCCTAAACACCCTGAAGCCCAGCCAGCTGAGCTCAGCTGTGTCATTGCTTGATTACTACTGCCACAAGAATGACTGGTCTCTGCCCGAGTATCATCTTTACTCCCTAGCCGGACAGGAGGGGAAAATGCTGCTGATCTACAAAGTGGTCATCAACAGCACCAGAAGCAGCTTCATGCCTGATAAAGCCTGCACCATACTGGAGGACGCCAAGGAGCTTGCTGCTCAGAATGCGCTCTGGAGCCTGG ATTGCTCTATCAGTTCCCCTGGCTCCCCATCGAATGTTTCTCCTCCTGCACCTTCTGGCTCTGGTTACCTGTCCTTTGGATGTAGGTCTCTGCCTTACCCAGCATACCCCATGGCCTCCATCTCACCTCCCCTGCCCATCTCCTGCTCTTCTGCCCAAAGACTCTTCATCCCCAACCAGTCATCCTTCCTGTAA